From the Pirellulales bacterium genome, one window contains:
- a CDS encoding KUP/HAK/KT family potassium transporter, with protein MSKSVKSTRRKSSRTASEAATAKKPEPHTLTLVIGALGVVYGDIGTSPLYTLPVCFAKRSGVSPDPENVLGILSLIIWSLVIIVSVKYLAVILRADLEGEGGILALSTLITSSRPKAKNNRWLLPLGLFGSALLLGDAMITPAMSVLSAVEGVKVVQPVLQKAVVPICIAILLLLFFVQRHGTEKIGSWFGPIMLCWFFVLAALGIYGIWLSPQILLAINPLQGARFLIDNLGRSLFVLGFVFLAVTGGEALYADLGHFGKRPIRVGWFAIAFPALLLNYLGQGGLLLSTSSAAAHSFFQLAPNWLQYPLILLATVATVIASQAVVSGTFSLMHQARQFGYIPRLEVVHYSGDGEGKVYVPLVNWCLAAATIALVLTFRSSDALAGAYGMAVSGTMLITTVLIVVCFRRLWKWNWLATVLLAALFLTVDSAFLVANLTKFLQGGWIPLTIAAAIYLVMSTWRIGRVALKSARYVSADVIQQLHRDVKAGKLSRVSGTAIYFSSDPTAVPITLLVNCEHNR; from the coding sequence ATGTCAAAATCAGTCAAATCCACTCGCCGCAAATCTTCTCGAACCGCATCTGAAGCAGCAACTGCGAAAAAGCCCGAACCCCATACGTTGACCCTAGTCATCGGCGCGCTGGGCGTAGTTTACGGCGACATCGGGACTAGCCCGCTGTATACGTTGCCGGTTTGTTTTGCAAAGCGCTCGGGCGTTTCGCCTGATCCGGAAAATGTGCTTGGCATTTTGTCGCTCATTATTTGGTCGTTGGTGATCATCGTATCGGTAAAGTACCTGGCGGTCATCTTGCGGGCTGATTTGGAAGGTGAAGGCGGAATTCTGGCGCTTAGTACATTGATCACCTCATCGCGGCCGAAGGCGAAGAATAATCGCTGGTTATTGCCGTTAGGCTTATTTGGATCCGCACTGCTGTTGGGCGATGCAATGATTACGCCGGCGATGTCAGTTCTGAGCGCGGTAGAAGGTGTCAAAGTTGTTCAACCGGTTCTGCAAAAAGCCGTCGTGCCGATATGCATTGCCATTTTGTTGCTGCTATTTTTTGTGCAACGGCATGGGACTGAAAAAATTGGCTCTTGGTTTGGTCCAATCATGCTGTGTTGGTTTTTTGTTCTCGCCGCGCTCGGAATCTACGGCATTTGGTTAAGTCCGCAGATCTTGCTGGCGATAAATCCTCTGCAGGGCGCGCGTTTTTTAATCGATAATCTCGGCCGTTCACTGTTCGTGTTAGGTTTTGTGTTTTTGGCAGTCACGGGCGGCGAAGCCTTGTACGCGGATCTTGGGCATTTCGGCAAGCGGCCAATACGCGTCGGTTGGTTTGCTATTGCCTTCCCGGCACTTCTGCTGAACTATTTGGGACAAGGAGGGCTGCTGCTTTCGACCTCATCCGCGGCCGCGCATAGCTTTTTCCAACTTGCGCCCAATTGGTTGCAATACCCGCTGATTTTGCTGGCAACAGTGGCAACGGTCATTGCCTCTCAAGCGGTCGTTTCCGGAACTTTTTCGTTGATGCACCAAGCCCGTCAATTTGGCTACATCCCGCGGCTGGAAGTCGTGCATTACTCGGGCGATGGCGAAGGCAAAGTGTATGTGCCGCTGGTGAATTGGTGTTTGGCGGCCGCGACCATTGCGCTGGTTCTGACGTTTCGCTCTTCCGATGCACTGGCCGGGGCTTACGGCATGGCCGTTTCCGGCACCATGTTAATTACCACGGTGCTGATCGTGGTTTGTTTTCGCCGATTATGGAAATGGAACTGGCTTGCCACTGTTTTGTTAGCGGCGCTTTTTTTAACCGTCGATAGTGCATTTCTGGTCGCCAATTTGACCAAGTTCTTACAGGGAGGTTGGATCCCTCTTACTATCGCTGCGGCCATTTATTTGGTGATGAGCACCTGGCGAATTGGGCGCGTGGCACTTAAATCGGCCCGGTATGTTTCAGCCGACGTCATCCAACAGCTTCATCGTGACGTGAAAGCCGGCAAACTGTCGCGCGTATCCGGCACAGCGATTTACTTCTCTAGCGATCCCACCGCTGTGCCAATTACGCTCCTGGTGAACTGTGAACATAACCGCA
- a CDS encoding sterol desaturase family protein: MLPAGHLYYRYHVRRDRRNPQLRIQKRQPAEGQIRREVMLSLLTILIFAGMSTVLLELYKSGHTSIYRNVHAYPLYYLPASFVLCLFIHDTYFYWLHRFMHWAPVFKYLHLGHHRSVCPTPFAIFAFQPAEAVLQFCGICNLVIFLPLHPAVLLAFLWYDTTINTAGHTGYEMVPKAVATNWLYSGFNTVTHHDTHHTNLKVNFGAYFNTWDRWMGTFLDRQVPPANELTSQDCRAPKNRERTFRNPETAFAAPLPLNRNRNPGVADYPECEQPQAPASHSRCGQQGQTNQKVPG; encoded by the coding sequence TTGCTGCCCGCCGGGCATTTATATTATCGCTATCATGTGCGCCGGGACCGGCGTAATCCACAGCTGCGAATTCAAAAACGCCAGCCAGCGGAGGGGCAAATCCGGCGAGAAGTGATGTTGTCGTTGCTCACCATCCTGATCTTCGCAGGCATGTCGACTGTCCTCCTTGAACTCTACAAGTCGGGGCACACCAGCATCTATCGGAATGTTCATGCTTATCCACTTTATTATCTGCCGGCGAGCTTCGTGCTATGTCTATTCATTCATGACACCTATTTTTATTGGCTGCACCGTTTCATGCATTGGGCGCCGGTCTTCAAGTACTTGCATCTTGGTCACCACCGTTCCGTCTGCCCTACTCCATTTGCCATCTTTGCTTTTCAACCGGCGGAAGCGGTGTTACAGTTCTGCGGCATTTGTAATCTCGTAATTTTTCTTCCGCTGCATCCGGCCGTGCTATTAGCATTTTTATGGTATGACACCACCATTAATACAGCCGGACATACCGGTTACGAGATGGTTCCGAAAGCGGTTGCCACAAATTGGCTATATAGCGGATTCAATACGGTAACACACCACGACACTCATCACACGAATCTCAAAGTCAATTTCGGGGCATACTTTAACACTTGGGATCGATGGATGGGAACTTTTTTGGACAGGCAAGTACCGCCAGCCAATGAATTGACTTCGCAGGATTGCCGCGCACCGAAAAACCGCGAACGGACGTTCCGAAATCCAGAGACTGCCTTTGCTGCGCCGCTGCCATTGAACCGTAATCGCAATCCAGGTGTGGCTGATTATCCCGAATGCGAACAGCCACAAGCTCCAGCAAGTCACTCGCGCTGCGGGCAGCAGGGCCAGACGAATCAGAAAGTGCCTGGATAA
- a CDS encoding PRC-barrel domain-containing protein, giving the protein MSIPQVSRRLLVAALASGIVVCAATFVAISQAQTPDRRLDRTQTQMDSGRGFKASELIGQSVYSPGDQEKGKIKDLMISPNGHIEYAAVSFGGFLGIGDKLFAVPLDAIHLEWKDNKVNHARVDVTEETIKQRQGFDDNHWPEHADRGFLTNEAQRTGVEPNPANR; this is encoded by the coding sequence ATGTCTATCCCTCAAGTCAGTCGCAGGTTGTTGGTAGCTGCTCTGGCAAGCGGCATAGTGGTTTGCGCCGCTACCTTTGTCGCCATTTCACAAGCCCAAACGCCCGACCGCCGATTGGACCGAACGCAAACGCAAATGGATTCGGGCCGGGGTTTTAAAGCTAGCGAGCTAATCGGTCAAAGCGTTTACAGTCCTGGCGACCAAGAAAAGGGCAAGATTAAAGACTTGATGATTAGTCCCAACGGCCACATCGAATACGCGGCCGTCTCCTTCGGCGGTTTTTTGGGAATCGGCGACAAATTGTTTGCCGTACCTTTGGATGCCATTCACTTGGAATGGAAAGACAACAAGGTCAATCACGCCCGTGTTGATGTCACGGAAGAGACCATCAAGCAACGGCAAGGTTTTGACGACAATCATTGGCCGGAGCACGCAGACCGCGGCTTCCTGACTAATGAAGCGCAAAGAACCGGCGTCGAACCAAATCCTGCCAACCGTTAG
- a CDS encoding ferritin-like domain-containing protein, producing MASSSWFSKMIGTSMTLNNLENVLTLQLRDLYSAETQLISALPKMAEAAASRELKGGFQRHLEQTKRHKERLEQAFRLLHQETKSETCEAMKGLITEGQQVIDLEGEPEVKDSALIAAAQRVEHYEIAGYGCARAFARRLGHNEVAALLQQTLNEEAETDKLLTQIAEKSVNLQAAHS from the coding sequence ATGGCCTCTTCCTCTTGGTTTTCGAAAATGATTGGTACGTCAATGACTTTGAATAATTTGGAGAATGTTCTCACGTTGCAGCTTCGAGACCTATATAGTGCGGAAACGCAATTGATTTCGGCATTGCCCAAGATGGCAGAAGCCGCTGCCTCTCGCGAGCTTAAGGGCGGATTTCAGCGGCATTTGGAACAGACGAAACGACACAAAGAGCGATTAGAACAAGCGTTTCGGTTGCTGCATCAAGAAACCAAATCGGAAACTTGTGAGGCTATGAAGGGCTTAATTACGGAGGGGCAACAGGTGATCGACCTGGAAGGGGAGCCCGAAGTCAAGGATTCCGCGCTCATTGCCGCCGCGCAGCGAGTGGAGCATTACGAAATTGCCGGTTATGGCTGCGCCCGGGCATTTGCGCGACGGCTGGGCCACAACGAGGTGGCCGCGCTCCTGCAGCAAACGCTTAATGAGGAGGCCGAGACGGATAAGTTGCTCACGCAAATTGCCGAAAAATCGGTGAATTTGCAGGCAGCGCACTCCTAG
- a CDS encoding glycosyltransferase family 2 protein: MYQNLRVIVIAPAYNESAKIGLAVSRVPKTIADEVLVIDDGSADNTATTAQAAGAKVISLGYLHGVGYALRTALSYARANKFDVAVIMAGNNKDEPREIPRLLDPIAADEADLVIGSRYLEGGSYGGDMPLYRKLATRLHPRLLSFTCRKELTESTNGFRAIRLSCLDDSRINLNQKWLDTYGLEIYLLYKMIALGYRHREVPCTKIYPPRRVGNTKMKPVVGWWDMLRPVVFLSLGLKS; this comes from the coding sequence ATGTATCAGAATCTTCGCGTCATCGTCATCGCACCGGCGTACAACGAGTCCGCCAAAATCGGCTTGGCTGTTTCGCGGGTTCCCAAAACAATTGCCGACGAAGTGCTGGTCATAGACGATGGATCTGCTGACAACACGGCGACCACTGCCCAAGCTGCAGGGGCAAAAGTGATTTCCTTGGGTTATCTGCATGGTGTGGGTTATGCGCTCCGCACGGCGCTTTCCTACGCTCGCGCCAATAAATTCGATGTTGCTGTGATCATGGCGGGAAACAACAAAGATGAACCGCGCGAAATTCCCCGGCTGCTAGACCCCATTGCCGCCGACGAGGCGGATTTGGTGATCGGCTCGCGCTATCTGGAGGGGGGCTCCTACGGCGGCGACATGCCACTTTATCGAAAACTGGCCACGCGTTTGCATCCCCGCTTACTGAGTTTCACCTGCCGCAAGGAGCTAACGGAATCCACTAACGGCTTTCGCGCCATCCGGCTATCGTGCTTGGATGATTCCCGCATCAACTTGAATCAGAAATGGTTGGATACTTACGGTTTGGAAATTTACCTGCTGTACAAGATGATTGCACTGGGATACCGACACCGCGAGGTTCCTTGCACCAAAATTTATCCGCCGCGACGGGTAGGAAATACAAAAATGAAACCCGTCGTCGGTTGGTGGGATATGTTGCGGCCGGTAGTGTTTCTGAGTTTGGGATTAAAAAGTTGA
- a CDS encoding Gfo/Idh/MocA family oxidoreductase: protein MIQVNCIGLGHWGPNLVRCLASSQRVKIGTVCDLDPQRLELVRRNILGSFQASTDPLATVTDSTAQAVVISTPTNTHYQLTKAALQSGKHVLVEKPLASSARECEELVALAKQRHVHLCVGHVFLFNHGIRYIKQLIDRNELGQIRYVFSERTNLGPFRHDVNALWDLGAHDISIFNYWFQSDPTQVSAFGMSYLNPEVEDVVVATLTYPQQIMASLYASWLNPQKVREITVVGAKKSVVWNDLELDAPVRIVDKSVDVEKCAPYSDSFATFRMQVRTGDIVIPVMSGGAPLDVECNHFLDCIEGQAQPLNDGECGLRVVRTLEAATASMRNRSTLANIADESRALRRAA from the coding sequence GTGATACAAGTTAATTGCATTGGGCTGGGTCATTGGGGGCCGAATCTCGTTCGCTGCCTCGCTTCTAGCCAGCGCGTTAAAATTGGCACCGTCTGCGATCTGGATCCGCAGCGATTGGAGCTGGTGCGCCGCAATATTCTAGGATCGTTTCAGGCCAGCACAGATCCGCTGGCCACGGTGACCGATTCCACGGCCCAAGCCGTGGTCATTTCAACGCCGACGAATACTCACTACCAGCTGACCAAGGCTGCTCTGCAAAGCGGCAAGCATGTGCTGGTGGAAAAGCCTCTCGCCAGCTCGGCGCGCGAGTGCGAAGAACTGGTGGCGCTGGCGAAGCAGCGCCACGTCCATCTGTGCGTCGGCCATGTGTTCCTGTTCAACCACGGGATTCGCTACATCAAGCAATTGATCGATCGTAACGAGCTGGGCCAAATTCGCTACGTCTTCTCGGAGCGAACAAATCTGGGCCCCTTCCGGCATGATGTAAATGCCTTGTGGGATTTGGGTGCGCACGACATCAGTATTTTCAACTATTGGTTTCAGTCCGATCCGACACAAGTCAGCGCGTTCGGAATGTCGTATTTGAACCCCGAAGTGGAAGACGTTGTGGTGGCCACGCTCACCTATCCGCAGCAAATTATGGCGTCGCTGTATGCCTCGTGGCTGAACCCGCAGAAAGTTCGCGAAATTACGGTGGTTGGAGCGAAAAAATCGGTCGTCTGGAACGACCTGGAACTGGACGCTCCGGTGCGCATTGTCGACAAATCCGTCGATGTGGAAAAATGCGCGCCCTACAGCGACAGTTTTGCTACGTTCCGCATGCAGGTGCGGACCGGCGATATCGTCATTCCGGTGATGTCCGGCGGCGCACCGCTGGATGTGGAATGCAATCATTTTTTAGATTGCATCGAGGGTCAGGCCCAGCCGTTGAACGATGGGGAGTGCGGCTTGCGAGTGGTTCGCACTCTGGAGGCCGCTACTGCGTCGATGCGGAATCGTTCCACGCTGGCCAACATCGCGGATGAGTCGCGGGCCTTGCGGCGCGCAGCCTGA
- a CDS encoding DegT/DnrJ/EryC1/StrS family aminotransferase, with the protein MHIPLVDLKAQYSGIQAEVNAAMQLVLDEASFILGPSVARFEQNFAKFCQAQHCLGVASGTDALQLIFRALDIGPGDEVIVPAFTFIATALAVKLAGATPVLVDVNRADGLLNPEKIAAAITNRTKAIVPVHLYGRCAEIDRIQEIAAARELHVIEDACQAHGARYKGRTAGSLGTAAAFSFYPGKNLGAYGDGGAITTNNSALAERLQLMRNWGSVRKYHHEEVGLNSRLDSLQAAVLDIKLKYLPRWNQERQAHADQYDRHLAEERIVPVFSSSPGSESVYHLYVVRVKDRDARLAWLNSQGVGAGIHYPFPVHQLRAFQGMGRVCGSVTEAEHWANECLSLPLYPELTVEQREHVISALQRHRLRVAA; encoded by the coding sequence ATGCACATCCCGTTAGTGGATCTGAAGGCGCAATATTCCGGAATTCAGGCGGAAGTCAACGCCGCCATGCAATTGGTTTTGGACGAGGCCAGTTTCATTTTGGGACCGTCGGTTGCACGCTTTGAGCAAAATTTTGCAAAATTTTGTCAGGCCCAGCATTGCTTGGGGGTCGCCAGCGGCACCGACGCTTTGCAGCTAATCTTTCGAGCGCTTGATATTGGACCTGGCGATGAGGTGATTGTTCCGGCGTTTACATTCATTGCGACAGCATTAGCGGTAAAATTGGCCGGCGCCACGCCGGTATTGGTCGATGTGAATCGTGCGGACGGCCTGCTGAACCCTGAAAAAATCGCGGCCGCAATTACCAACCGCACAAAAGCCATTGTTCCGGTGCATTTGTATGGCCGCTGTGCCGAGATAGATCGCATTCAGGAAATTGCCGCCGCGCGAGAACTGCACGTCATTGAAGATGCCTGCCAGGCACACGGTGCGCGCTACAAGGGGCGCACTGCCGGATCGCTGGGAACTGCCGCCGCATTCAGCTTTTATCCCGGGAAAAATCTGGGCGCCTATGGCGATGGCGGGGCAATCACCACAAACAACTCCGCCCTGGCCGAACGCTTGCAATTGATGCGCAATTGGGGTTCGGTGCGCAAATACCATCACGAAGAAGTGGGCCTCAACAGCCGCCTCGATTCGTTGCAGGCCGCCGTGTTGGATATCAAATTGAAGTATTTACCCCGCTGGAATCAAGAGCGCCAAGCCCACGCGGACCAGTACGATCGCCATTTGGCCGAAGAACGCATCGTGCCAGTATTTTCTTCTTCTCCGGGAAGTGAATCCGTCTATCACTTGTACGTGGTACGCGTGAAAGATCGAGATGCCCGCTTGGCTTGGCTGAACTCGCAAGGCGTCGGAGCCGGCATTCATTATCCATTTCCTGTGCACCAGTTGCGGGCTTTCCAAGGAATGGGACGCGTTTGCGGTTCCGTAACGGAAGCGGAGCATTGGGCCAATGAATGTCTTAGTTTGCCGTTGTACCCAGAACTCACCGTCGAGCAGCGCGAGCACGTCATTTCTGCACTACAACGCCATCGGCTTCGTGTAGCAGCCTGA
- a CDS encoding acyltransferase has protein sequence MSIVAEEYFVHDLAICESKQIGLGTRIWAYCHVLPGATIGSHCNLGEHVFVENKVSIGDRCTIKNGVALWDFVTLEEGVFVGPCAVFTNDLRPRAFIRRDNSAFLRTQVNRGATIGANSTLVCGMTIGQYALVGAGTVVTHDVPPHALVVGNPGRVIGRVCFCGAKLDARDYCAACQLLLTANSEQQAVRLHQQTSRN, from the coding sequence ATGAGCATTGTCGCCGAAGAATATTTCGTGCACGACCTGGCTATTTGCGAAAGCAAACAAATTGGCCTCGGCACGCGAATTTGGGCGTACTGCCATGTATTGCCGGGAGCCACGATTGGTTCGCATTGCAATCTTGGCGAGCACGTGTTTGTGGAGAACAAAGTTTCCATTGGCGACCGGTGCACCATTAAAAACGGCGTAGCGCTCTGGGATTTCGTCACGCTCGAGGAGGGCGTTTTTGTGGGACCGTGCGCCGTATTCACCAACGATCTCCGCCCGCGTGCGTTTATTCGGCGCGATAACAGCGCGTTTTTGCGAACGCAGGTGAATCGTGGCGCGACGATTGGCGCAAATTCCACGCTCGTTTGCGGCATGACGATTGGCCAGTATGCGCTGGTGGGCGCAGGCACGGTTGTCACGCACGATGTTCCACCGCATGCGTTGGTCGTCGGGAATCCTGGTCGCGTGATCGGCAGGGTTTGTTTCTGCGGCGCCAAACTTGACGCCCGCGATTATTGCGCCGCCTGTCAATTGCTGCTAACCGCCAATTCCGAGCAGCAGGCCGTCCGTCTGCATCAGCAAACATCACGAAACTGA
- a CDS encoding serine/threonine-protein kinase, protein MVAVSIDKFLELLRRSGLVEKAQLDQTLAEIQRPSGATPEADSQLLADQLIAAKLITPWQRDQLLNGKYKGFFLVGKKYKLLGHLGTGGMSSVYLAEHSKMQRLVAIKHLPPSRVNDSSYLARFYREAQATSKLDHKNIVRAYDIDHDQEGNKNDHFLIMEYVEGRDLQSLVKDVGALDYDVAADYVRQAAEGLEHAHQAGLIHRDIKPANLLVDQRGVVKVLDMGLARWQDDSKTASLTIAHEENVLGTADYLAPEQARDSHTVDKRADIYSLGCTLYFLLTGHAPFPEGTLAQRIWKHQNQMPKSLYEDRKDAPPALVDVCLRMMSKQPDARFQSAGEVAQMLSRWLEGRGKELSGGSGLNLTKRPVGPPPRRSSSRSGGMPVYPPHRSKPGTLDDTVSNLQHETIKGAPADKPAPSSAGKSQAKYSGSNILGRPDQSGGSRVVGGGASQSGGASRSGLGPSHGGSSILGLGSSILGRAGQSGVGRPGANGTGIGKSAVGKSLPRAKSLDVPKPSESTKLPTKPRDDTLGELIERAAREATTTVHPDKLPPGAPQPISQHRAPEPSSSASVWFLLTGAIVFVVALIIVIVILVH, encoded by the coding sequence ATGGTCGCGGTCAGTATCGACAAATTTCTGGAATTGCTGCGCCGAAGTGGCCTGGTCGAAAAGGCACAACTCGATCAGACGCTTGCGGAGATCCAGCGCCCGTCGGGCGCCACTCCCGAAGCCGATAGCCAATTGCTGGCCGATCAACTCATTGCCGCAAAGCTAATTACTCCGTGGCAACGCGATCAACTGTTGAACGGCAAGTACAAGGGCTTCTTTCTCGTCGGCAAGAAATACAAATTGCTGGGCCACTTAGGCACCGGCGGCATGAGCAGCGTGTACTTGGCCGAGCACAGCAAAATGCAGCGGTTGGTGGCAATCAAGCATTTGCCCCCCAGCCGTGTGAACGATTCGTCTTATTTGGCGCGCTTCTATCGCGAAGCACAAGCCACTTCCAAGCTCGACCACAAAAACATTGTCCGCGCTTACGACATTGACCACGATCAAGAAGGCAATAAGAACGATCATTTCCTGATCATGGAGTATGTCGAGGGGCGAGATCTCCAATCTCTGGTGAAGGACGTCGGTGCCCTGGATTACGACGTCGCCGCCGATTACGTTCGCCAGGCAGCCGAAGGCTTGGAACACGCGCACCAGGCCGGGCTCATTCACCGCGATATTAAACCCGCCAATTTGCTTGTCGATCAGCGCGGTGTGGTGAAAGTGCTCGACATGGGCCTGGCACGTTGGCAGGACGACAGCAAAACCGCCTCGCTTACCATCGCCCACGAAGAAAACGTGTTGGGCACGGCCGATTACCTCGCTCCGGAGCAGGCCCGCGATAGTCATACGGTCGACAAACGGGCCGATATCTACAGCCTGGGCTGCACGCTCTATTTTCTGCTTACGGGCCACGCTCCGTTTCCCGAGGGCACCTTGGCGCAGCGCATCTGGAAGCATCAAAACCAGATGCCCAAAAGCTTGTATGAAGATCGGAAAGATGCGCCGCCGGCGCTGGTCGACGTTTGCCTGCGAATGATGTCGAAGCAACCCGACGCGCGGTTTCAATCAGCCGGCGAAGTGGCTCAAATGCTGTCGCGATGGTTGGAAGGCCGTGGCAAGGAACTAAGCGGCGGCAGCGGATTGAACTTGACGAAACGGCCCGTGGGTCCGCCGCCGCGCCGCAGCTCTTCCCGTTCCGGGGGCATGCCGGTTTATCCGCCGCACCGCTCAAAGCCCGGGACGCTGGACGACACGGTTTCCAATTTGCAACACGAAACCATCAAAGGCGCTCCGGCCGACAAGCCGGCGCCCTCTTCGGCAGGTAAATCGCAAGCGAAATACAGCGGCAGCAATATTTTAGGTCGACCCGATCAAAGCGGTGGCAGCCGGGTGGTGGGAGGCGGGGCTTCCCAAAGCGGAGGCGCCTCGCGCAGCGGCTTAGGTCCTTCCCATGGGGGCAGCAGCATCTTAGGTTTGGGCAGCAGCATTTTGGGTCGGGCTGGCCAAAGCGGCGTTGGCCGCCCCGGCGCTAACGGCACGGGAATTGGCAAAAGTGCAGTTGGAAAATCGCTGCCGCGCGCCAAATCGCTGGATGTCCCCAAGCCCTCAGAAAGCACAAAGCTTCCGACCAAGCCGCGCGACGACACGTTGGGCGAACTCATTGAACGGGCCGCGCGCGAAGCGACGACGACCGTTCATCCAGACAAATTGCCGCCGGGCGCACCGCAACCTATCTCGCAACATCGCGCGCCGGAGCCTTCCTCTTCCGCCTCAGTTTGGTTCTTGCTTACCGGGGCGATCGTGTTTGTCGTCGCGCTAATCATTGTCATCGTGATACTTGTTCACTAG